The proteins below come from a single Tenuifilum thalassicum genomic window:
- a CDS encoding ABC transporter ATP-binding protein — translation MYLLETKGIEKRYSNHLALDDVSISVPKGSIYGLLGPNGAGKTTLIRIINQITGPDKGEVLFDDRKMQPNDIYRIGYLPEERGLYKKMKVGEQALFLAQLKGLSRSEAMKRLKVWFEKFEIQAWWDKKVEELSKGMAQKVQFMVTIIHEPELLIFDEPFSGFDPINVQLVKDEILELKRKGTTIIFSTHNMASVEELCDHITLINKSKNILSGQIDEVRQSYGSNVFEIAFRGEPNSLKQQLSDKFELLKIDTENSLPKAQVRLSSQSEANNLLQAVMPAVEIVSFNPIVPSMHDIFIQVVKEYNQKHGLVNN, via the coding sequence ATGTACCTACTAGAAACAAAAGGAATTGAAAAAAGGTACTCCAACCATTTAGCATTAGATGATGTAAGCATCTCTGTTCCTAAAGGGAGTATCTATGGTCTTCTTGGTCCAAATGGTGCTGGGAAAACAACGCTTATTCGAATAATTAACCAGATAACTGGGCCCGATAAAGGCGAAGTTTTATTTGATGATAGGAAGATGCAACCAAACGATATCTATAGGATTGGTTACTTACCCGAAGAGCGTGGTCTTTACAAAAAGATGAAGGTGGGCGAGCAAGCTCTTTTCCTTGCCCAGCTAAAGGGTTTGAGCCGTTCCGAAGCGATGAAACGTTTAAAAGTTTGGTTCGAGAAATTTGAGATTCAGGCCTGGTGGGATAAAAAGGTTGAGGAACTTTCAAAGGGTATGGCCCAAAAAGTTCAATTCATGGTTACCATTATCCATGAACCAGAGCTACTCATCTTTGATGAGCCTTTTAGTGGTTTTGACCCAATAAATGTGCAACTAGTTAAGGATGAGATTTTAGAACTTAAACGCAAGGGCACAACTATCATATTTTCAACCCACAACATGGCCTCCGTTGAGGAGCTTTGCGACCATATCACCCTTATAAACAAATCGAAAAATATATTAAGCGGTCAAATCGATGAGGTTCGTCAAAGCTATGGAAGCAACGTTTTCGAGATTGCATTCCGTGGTGAGCCCAATAGTTTAAAACAGCAACTTTCAGATAAGTTTGAACTACTTAAGATTGACACGGAAAACTCATTACCTAAGGCACAAGTACGCCTTTCCTCTCAATCGGAAGCAAACAACCTTTTACAAGCTGTAATGCCTGCAGTTGAGATAGTTTCTTTTAACCCTATTGTACCAAGCATGCACGATATTTTTATACAGGTTGTTAAGGAGTATAACCAAAAGCATGGATTAGTAAATAACTAG
- a CDS encoding Cbp1 family collagen-binding glycoprotein adhesin gives MKVKTCSSLVIVITIVIMVASCDTPTNKKIELLTKENEALRREARIKDSTLNEFFAFLSDIEYNLNLIKQKEQSISQNAIIGGELKTDVRHQIDEDIQTINLLMDENRRKAALLRKKLSDTNFKVAELERLIASISKRLIEKEDEIDELKAKLLELNFTVEQLNARIDSITLQNLLLDKEIKNKTEKINSAWYAVGSRKELVQNNIIDKSGGFLGLGRTTKMKAEFNQDYFVRIDITETHSIPILAKRVKLVTTHPTNSYSLVRNNENLVVELKIKDPEKFWSVSKYLVVEVN, from the coding sequence ATGAAAGTAAAGACTTGTTCAAGTTTAGTAATAGTTATTACCATTGTAATAATGGTTGCTTCTTGTGATACACCAACAAATAAGAAAATAGAATTACTTACAAAAGAGAACGAGGCATTACGTAGGGAGGCAAGAATAAAAGATTCAACCTTAAACGAATTTTTTGCTTTTCTTTCTGATATTGAATACAATCTGAACCTTATAAAGCAGAAGGAGCAATCTATTAGTCAGAATGCTATTATTGGAGGCGAGCTAAAAACCGATGTAAGACATCAGATTGACGAGGATATTCAGACTATTAATTTGCTTATGGATGAAAATAGACGAAAAGCAGCTTTGCTTCGTAAAAAACTATCCGATACAAACTTTAAAGTTGCTGAACTTGAGCGATTGATTGCGTCTATAAGCAAGAGACTAATTGAAAAAGAGGACGAAATAGATGAGCTAAAGGCAAAGCTGCTGGAGCTAAACTTTACCGTAGAACAGCTTAATGCCCGTATAGATTCAATAACCTTACAAAACTTATTGCTTGATAAGGAGATTAAGAATAAAACAGAAAAGATAAATAGTGCATGGTATGCTGTTGGCTCTCGTAAGGAATTGGTTCAAAACAATATAATTGACAAATCAGGAGGATTCTTAGGATTAGGAAGAACTACTAAAATGAAAGCCGAATTTAATCAGGACTATTTTGTTAGGATAGATATTACAGAGACTCATTCCATACCCATTCTGGCTAAAAGGGTAAAGCTGGTTACCACACATCCTACCAATTCCTATTCCCTTGTCAGAAATAATGAAAACCTTGTAGTTGAGCTTAAAATTAAAGACCCCGAAAAGTTTTGGTCTGTGTCGAAGTACCTTGTTGTAGAGGTAAACTAA
- the porW gene encoding type IX secretion system periplasmic lipoprotein PorW/SprE: MINKIKLGKSYFFRLAFAITAAVLISFSCSTQKNTFVSRSFHNITSYYNYYYNAYDSYKSGIQRAENNINFNYTLPLPVLLIGESQVPGIVSSNMERTLNKCTMLLARHSITVKPKRTKNKLSPKEKEFRNLNEYVKWARRSWLLVGKAHTWKSDLTKARSSFEFVIRQFPNLPLWFEAQVWLARVAVLEGDFDDARERLNLVENNRKRPRTKSFNHLLHSTWAFFYQKSQDYEQMLPYLRKAIESAPKKTDKIRYSYILAQALQQLGKTGEAYIAFQKVLKLNPPYDMAFSARIQMISLSNKQDEDLKRELIKLSKDEKNADFLDQLYFTLGSLEKKTGNMEKAIEYFTLSARYSTSNTNQKGMSYLVLADYYFEKAQYALAQAYYDSSYNSLDDSYPEFDRIEQKARFLNSLVDNLNTIKNEDSLLRVAVMPKEERDALIKQIIAKLEAEEQRAKSMENQSRNQYLMYQQSQRYRNQNAQQEGKWYFYNQASLSYGQSEFQMKWGKRKLEDNWRRKNKRVLSIDEVTVAGTSQNQEQVQKQLSPKTPEYYLVNLPFSDSLKEQSIERIKNAMFRVAEIYEVNLSDYEEAKEAYLRIVERFPDEENAANAYYRLYRLASQFNRQDDAARFLSALTKNYPKSPYAILLSNPAYFEKLSKQQNEGETIYQKAYDFYTKGMYSDALNTIQRGMAKAKNTSLEPKYHLLMALCQAKTTDLKTFKVSLSNITSTFANTEEAQLADAMLKQIEQNELQIASGNANLDIAQTDSTTSQKQSIYTDSDGEHVFVVLVPKKANINQIKFNVISFNVDEFIEADLNVTNQPFSDFVEMIVCTGLKDKKTAIKYYNLISKRTKVFAGLNKTEYQYFVISIDNFARFIGDKSISDYLRFFKEKYKNE, translated from the coding sequence ATGATAAACAAAATCAAATTGGGAAAGAGTTACTTTTTTAGATTAGCATTTGCAATAACAGCAGCAGTATTAATATCTTTCTCCTGCTCAACACAAAAAAACACTTTTGTGAGCAGGAGTTTTCATAACATTACATCGTACTACAACTACTACTATAATGCTTACGACAGCTATAAAAGCGGAATTCAAAGAGCAGAAAATAATATAAACTTTAATTATACTTTACCGTTACCAGTTTTGCTTATTGGAGAGAGTCAGGTTCCTGGAATCGTCTCCAGCAATATGGAGCGTACGCTTAATAAATGCACTATGCTTCTTGCAAGGCATTCCATAACCGTTAAGCCCAAGCGAACCAAGAATAAACTTAGTCCTAAAGAAAAGGAATTTAGGAACTTAAATGAGTACGTGAAATGGGCTCGACGTTCCTGGTTGCTTGTAGGTAAAGCTCACACGTGGAAGTCGGATTTAACAAAAGCACGTTCATCGTTTGAATTTGTTATTCGGCAGTTTCCCAACCTACCTTTATGGTTTGAAGCACAGGTTTGGCTTGCACGTGTTGCTGTCCTTGAGGGTGATTTTGACGATGCCCGAGAGCGTCTTAACCTTGTTGAGAATAACAGAAAACGACCTCGAACAAAATCTTTTAACCATCTACTGCACTCAACATGGGCATTCTTCTATCAGAAGAGTCAGGATTATGAACAAATGCTTCCATATTTAAGAAAGGCAATTGAAAGTGCACCTAAAAAAACAGATAAAATACGATACAGCTATATTCTTGCACAAGCACTTCAACAGCTTGGGAAAACTGGTGAAGCATATATCGCATTTCAAAAAGTACTAAAATTGAATCCTCCCTACGATATGGCATTTAGCGCCCGTATTCAAATGATATCATTAAGTAATAAGCAGGATGAGGATTTAAAACGGGAGCTAATTAAGCTATCAAAGGATGAGAAGAATGCCGACTTTCTAGACCAACTTTATTTTACCCTGGGCAGTTTGGAGAAAAAGACGGGCAATATGGAAAAGGCCATAGAGTATTTTACTCTTTCGGCACGATACAGTACTAGTAATACTAATCAAAAAGGGATGTCGTATCTTGTTCTTGCCGATTACTATTTTGAGAAGGCACAGTATGCCTTGGCTCAAGCATATTACGATAGCTCATACAACTCACTTGACGATAGCTATCCTGAGTTTGATAGAATTGAGCAAAAAGCCCGTTTTCTCAACTCATTGGTCGATAACCTTAACACTATTAAAAACGAAGATAGCTTGCTACGGGTAGCAGTAATGCCCAAAGAGGAACGCGATGCGTTAATTAAGCAAATCATTGCCAAACTTGAGGCCGAAGAACAGCGTGCTAAGTCAATGGAAAATCAGAGTAGGAACCAATACTTAATGTATCAGCAATCGCAACGATATCGAAACCAAAACGCTCAACAAGAGGGTAAATGGTATTTCTATAATCAGGCGTCGCTTAGCTATGGGCAATCGGAATTTCAAATGAAATGGGGAAAACGTAAGCTCGAGGATAACTGGCGCCGCAAGAATAAACGGGTACTATCAATCGATGAGGTTACTGTTGCTGGCACTTCACAGAACCAGGAACAAGTTCAAAAGCAGCTGTCGCCCAAAACACCTGAATACTACCTTGTTAATCTTCCTTTTAGCGATTCCCTTAAGGAGCAGTCGATTGAACGCATTAAGAATGCCATGTTTCGGGTGGCTGAAATTTATGAGGTGAACCTTTCGGATTATGAGGAGGCAAAAGAAGCCTATCTACGCATAGTTGAGCGATTCCCCGATGAAGAGAATGCAGCAAATGCCTATTATCGTTTATACCGATTAGCTTCACAATTCAATAGACAGGATGATGCAGCCAGATTTCTCAGCGCACTTACTAAAAACTACCCCAAGAGCCCTTATGCTATCTTGCTTTCAAATCCTGCCTATTTCGAAAAGTTAAGCAAGCAGCAGAACGAAGGGGAAACCATTTATCAAAAGGCTTACGATTTTTATACCAAGGGAATGTATAGCGATGCACTTAACACAATTCAGCGTGGAATGGCTAAAGCAAAGAATACATCCTTGGAGCCCAAGTATCATCTGCTTATGGCCCTGTGTCAGGCCAAAACAACCGATTTGAAAACTTTTAAAGTATCGTTGTCAAATATCACAAGTACATTTGCAAACACCGAGGAAGCTCAGCTTGCCGATGCAATGCTTAAGCAGATTGAGCAAAATGAGCTGCAAATAGCTTCGGGAAATGCTAACCTCGATATTGCACAAACCGATTCCACTACTAGTCAAAAGCAATCGATATATACCGATTCCGATGGCGAACATGTTTTTGTTGTGCTGGTTCCCAAGAAGGCCAATATCAATCAAATTAAGTTTAATGTGATATCATTTAATGTAGATGAGTTTATTGAGGCCGATCTTAATGTTACTAACCAACCCTTTAGCGATTTTGTTGAGATGATTGTGTGCACCGGACTAAAGGACAAAAAGACCGCCATTAAGTACTATAACCTGATTAGTAAACGAACAAAAGTTTTTGCTGGACTCAACAAGACCGAATACCAGTACTTTGTTATTAGTATCGATAATTTTGCTCGTTTTATTGGCGACAAATCAATCTCCGATTATTTGAGATTTTTCAAAGAAAAATATAAAAACGAATAG